Proteins from a single region of Apium graveolens cultivar Ventura chromosome 7, ASM990537v1, whole genome shotgun sequence:
- the LOC141673883 gene encoding uncharacterized protein LOC141673883 translates to MRQDCEEYSRRCKPCQFYSCMNHRPFVTFNPLSTPCPFYMWGIDLVGPLPKSSKQCQYIIVAVDYFIKWVEAKPLARIREIDAFIRENWKNVLVELEIQHIKSSVAYPHANGQVEITNNAVLQGLKKRLIDANRNWVGELPNVLWRRTSPKASTGQTPFRMAYGTGGSPTNGDRN, encoded by the exons ATGCGCCAGGACTGCGAAGAGTATTCGAGGCGGTGTAAGCCCTGCCAGTTCTACAGCTGTATGAATCATAGACCTTTTGTGACCTTCAACCCATTGTCCACGCCTTGCCCATTCTACATGTGGGGCATCGACCTTGTGGGACCTCTCCCAAAAAGCTCCAAACAGTGCCAGTACATTATAGTAGCCGTGGACTACTTCATCAAATGGGTGGAAGCAAAACCCTTAGCTAGAATCAGAGAAATAGATGCC TTCATAAGGGAAAATTGGAAAAATGTACTTGTGGAACTCGAAATCCAACACATCAAATCCTCAGTAGCATACCCACATGCTAATGGTCAAGTAGAGATCACGAACAATGCAGTTCTTCAAGGCTTAAAAAAGAGATTGATAGATGCAAATAGAAATTGGGTCGGCGAATTACCAAATGTACTCTGGAGGCGAACCAGCCCAAAAGCATCCACGGGTCAAACACCTTTCAGAATGGCGTATGGCACCGGAGGCAGTCCTACCAATGGAGATAGGAACTAA
- the LOC141670956 gene encoding gamma-tubulin complex component 3-like isoform X1, translating to MAFREFGNLVKEECEVSEEVLVRDVLYVLQGIDGKFVKFDKSVDGYVLGELVRVPRATRIMVRKVCELGWLFKRNENINYLSLGMFYLRIMVRNHDSDL from the exons ATGGCGTTTAGGGAGTTTGGGAATTTGGTTAAGGAGGAGTGTGAGGTTTCGGAGGAGGTTTTAGTGAGGGATGTGTTGTATGTTTTGCAGGGGATTGATGGGAAGTTTGTGAAGTTTGATAAGAGTGTTGATGGGTATGTTTTAGGGGAATTGGTTAGGGTTCCGAGAGCGACGAGGATTATGGTTAGGAAAGTTTGTGAGCTTGGGTggttgtttaaaagaaatgaaaatATCAATTATCTGTCGTTAGGTATGTTTTACTTGAGGATTATGGTTAG GAATCATGACAGCGATTTGTGA
- the LOC141670956 gene encoding gamma-tubulin complex component 3-like isoform X2, whose amino-acid sequence MAFREFGNLVKEECEVSEEVLVRDVLYVLQGIDGKFVKFDKSVDGYVLGELVRVPRATRIMVRKVCELGWLFKRNENINYLSLGIMTAICEY is encoded by the exons ATGGCGTTTAGGGAGTTTGGGAATTTGGTTAAGGAGGAGTGTGAGGTTTCGGAGGAGGTTTTAGTGAGGGATGTGTTGTATGTTTTGCAGGGGATTGATGGGAAGTTTGTGAAGTTTGATAAGAGTGTTGATGGGTATGTTTTAGGGGAATTGGTTAGGGTTCCGAGAGCGACGAGGATTATGGTTAGGAAAGTTTGTGAGCTTGGGTggttgtttaaaagaaatgaaaatATCAATTATCTGTCGTTAG GAATCATGACAGCGATTTGTGAATATTAG